One bacterium genomic window, CATCATGGTCACGAAAACCGGGCGCCCGACTGAGACATCTGACAGTTTCATGGCTTAGCCCTTTGCAGTGGAACTGATAGTCACTTTGAACCCTTCGTCCAGATAATTCTGTCCGAGCGTTACCAGTGTGTCGCCTGGTTTCAGGCCTTCAAGAATAACAACCCGTCCTTCGAGTTCCGGTCCCAATTTGACTGTCCGCTTTTTGGCGACGCCATTCTCGACGACAAACGCAACATCCTCATTGTCCAACCGAATGATGGCTCCCCGAGGCACAGCCAACACCTTTGGTAACTCTTGCTCCGTCACCTGAATCTTGACAAACATGCCCGGACTGAACTGGCTCCCTTCATTGTTTACAAGCGCTTCGACCTGAAAACTCCGGGTTGCCGGATCGGCCGATTCTGCGATCGACACTACTTTCCCCGAAACCGTGTCATGCACGACATCCGAGACGATCCGTACATCCGCTCCTTGAGAGATGTAGCGAATGTTGTCGGTATTCACCGCGAATTTCACTCGCAACTTACCCGGTGTCGCCACCACCGCGAGTTGCTGACCGACATGCACAAAGTCACCATCGCGAACTGAGATCGAGGTCACTGTCCCAGCGATCGGAGTGCGGACATCAACCAATTGGCTAACCGCCTCGTAATTCGCCTTGGCTACCTCAAACTCCGTCTTGGCGCCATCATACTGAGTCTCGGAGATCGCACCGGATTTGAAGAGATTCTCCATCTTGGTGAAGTTCTTCTCCGCGTTTCGAAAGACCGAACTCACTTCGTTGAAATTGGCGGTGGGGCCGTTTTTGTCGAGGCTGACGATAACCTGATTGGCCCGGACGGCCTGACCTTCCCGCACGGGAACATCAGCGACCGCTTCGGCCAATTTCGCATAGAGGACCGCCTGCTTTTCGCCTTCCAGCGATCCACTAAATGTCCTGACCAACCGTTCGTCGGTCGGACCGATTGTCTGTACATTGACAGCTATCGACCGCTCGGTCTGGGTCGCCTTCTGCTCCTCGGAGCAGGAAGTGACCAGAAGCGTCAACGCCGCCAGGAGAGCGACTCGGATAATTGCTTTTTGCCCGTTCATGTCTCTATCTCGTTTCTGCACCAATATCAATGGTGGTTGCTCTTTTCAATTCTGCCTTTGATGTTCTGAAGAAGTAAAGCGCCTGCGCCAGCGAACGGCGGGCATCAGTCAACGCCGCCTGTGCCGACAACACTTCGAGTTGCGTGCCGACTCCCTGCTGATAACGCAAATTCGCGATCTTCAACCCTTCCTCCGCCTGGGCAATGGTCTCCCGCTGAATATCCAGAGACTTCTTGGCCCGAATGACCTGATCATATGCCTGCTCTATCTCAAGACGGACGTCATCTTCCATCTGCGCCTGAGCGATCCGGCTCTTCTCATAGTCGGCGCGGCGATATGCCACCTGGCTCGACCGATTGAAACCATCGAAAATCTTAAAATTGAGAGAAAGCCCAAGAGTTGATGACTTACTGACATTGTTGTCGAGCTGCCAGATATCCGATGACGACCTGGTATCGTAAGTATACGATGCATCCAGCGACGGCCAGTAATCCGCCTTGGCTATCCCGATCGCCTTCTTGGTGATGCCGGTGAGAGTGGTCGAGGCCCGCATTTCCGGACGATTCTGCAATCCAATATCCAGCATCTGATCCAAATTTGGGATTGACGCCAGCGATGTATCCATCACATCCTCGATAAGGATGACCGAATCTCGCAACGGCAGGCCGATAAACGACTTCATCCGCTTTTCGGCCAGTTCCAGGTCGGATTCCGCCTGGAGAATCTGTGGTTCCAGATTAGCGTTCTCTACTCGCGCGCGTAGTAATTCGTACTCGGAGACTACCCCCTGCCCATACTGCTTTTCTACTACCTCAAGGTTGTATGAGGTCGCCTCATGTGCCTTGCGCAGAGTCTCTAAAACTGATCGCTGGAAGATCGCCCCGTAGAACAGCAGATCCGCGTTGTAACGTACCACATTCTCGACAGCCTTCAGATTTGACTCGGAATAGTCTCGGTACAGCTTTGCGATCTGCCAGGCGGTCAGTACCTTCCCCCCCTCCCAGATTGACTGCTTCACCGAAAGCGCATATCCGAAATTATGCTTGTAGGAGGTCTGCAATTCCTGCGTCTCTCCACCAAAGGAAACAAACATCTTCGGGATTGTGAAATTTCTCGCATACGAACTCGAAAAATTGATGTCCGGGAATACCCCTGCACGCGCGGAGGTAACCTGTGTGCGAGCCTGCTCCAGATCCTGCTGAGCAGAGAGGTATTGTCGATTAAAAGTCGCCGCCCGTTGCCGAACGTCGTCAATGGTCAATGCAGTCTCCGCCGCACTCACCCAACTTGCAGTAGCCAGTACTATGAGTGCTGCAACCGCCGCTGCCCATGACCCATGTGAACCGAATTGTCGAAGTCTGTCGTTCATATATCTTCACCCTGTCGAGTCTGAAATTCTTATCCCTTAGCCGGCTGGTACATACCTTCGAACATCCGGCGAACCAGCTTCATCTGGATCGCGTCATCCATACTGTCCCTATTAAACACTCGTCGCCCGGCGATTCCGTCGCACAAGGCAAAAATCAGTACTACGAGCTGCTGTAATTCGTCTGCGCTCACCTTGGTACCGACGTCCAGGTGCTTAAGCACATACTCTATTTTCTGGTTATGTTCGTCCCGGATATACTTGCGAATCCGCGGAAGGCGCATCCCCTGAACCCAGATATCCATGATCGTGCGGAATTCGTTCGGCTTGGTTGCTTTGGTGTGACAGATCACCAATTCGACGATCTGCAAGGGGGTGAGTGGGGTCGGAAGCGATTGCAGGGCCAACAGAAACTGGTTGCTCATCTGCTTGACCAGCGCCAGCAGGATATCTTCCTTGCTCTTGAAATGGAAGTAGAGTGCCCCCTTGGTCAGTCCTGCATTGAGGGCGATCTCTTCTGTCGATGTCCCCGGGTACCCCTTCTCTGTGAACAACTTGCGGGCCGATGCCAGCAGCTGCTCGCGGCGCTGCTCGGCCGGCATTTTCGGGCTTTGCTTTATCTTGGCCATCGATCCATCCTGTCTCGTTGCGGTCCTGCCCGCGCAGGCCCGGCCTCATCTACCTACCGATCGGTATCTAACATATACCTACCGGTCGGTATGTCAAGACTTATAACGGAAGAATGGACAAAAAAGTTTAGTTTAAAACCACTTTTTCTTACGGAAATAGATAAGCTGACCGATCATGCTGCCAAAGATCACGGCCAGCGCCAACGGATACCCAAGACTCCAGTCGAGTTCGGGCATGCTGGCGAAGTTCATGCCCCACAAAGAGGCAAGCAAGGTCGGCGGCACAAAAATAGCGGTCAGAACAGTCAGGAAGCGGATCACGTCGTTGGTGCGAGCCTGAACAGAGGAGTAGTGGATTTCCAAAGAAGAGTTTAGTAGTTCTCTATGGGTGTCAGCGGTATCATTGATTCGGATCAAATGGTCGTGAATATCCGAAAAGTACGGCACCAACGGCTGCGAGATCATGGTGTAATGCTGACGGCTAAGCTGGGCCACGATCTCTTTCTGCGGCAAAACAATTCTCTTGAGCTGAACGATATCCCGGCGCAAAGCGAAGATCGACTTCAGCGTATCTTCGTCGGCGCTCCCCAAAACATCATCTTCAACCTGGTCGACCTCGTACTCAAAAACGTCGAGAATGCCATTGTAGTTATCCACGACCGTATCGATCATCGCGTGGAACAGGTAATCCGCGCCGCGTGATAACAGCCGCTCATCGCGCTCGGCCCGGCTATACAGATAATCAAAGATCCGGTGCTCATCGTAATGGACAGTCACCAGTGTGTTTTTGCTCAGGAAGAAGTCCAGCTCCATGATCTTCAGCCCCTCTTCCCTGCCTACATAGTCGACCACCTGGAACACCAGGAAGAGGTAACGGTCGTAGTCGTCGATCTTGGTCCGCGGCTTTTCCGAGATAACGTCTTCGATCGCCAGCGGGTGAAATTTGAAGTCATGGGTCAGAACAAAGGATTCCTGATCCGACGGCTTGCACATGTCCACCCAGAGCAAAGCCCCTGGAACACTGGCGAGACGGTCGAAATCAGCCACCCCTTCAAGTACCTCAACCCCTTCATTCGGGAGATAGTAGAATGACCGGATCATACTTTCTCCTCCTCAGTGACATCCTTGTCGGCGGCGAGGGTATCCAGCACTGAGCTGTCCGGTTGTTGCGACGCTTTTGCTTTCAGTTCGCGAAGCGAGATCTTCTCAAGATGGAAGAAGATCGACCCCATCGTTACGATCGGGAGGAGATCCATCAGGTGCAGTGAAAGCGCAAACAGAACGGCATCAGTCCGTCCGATCGAAAACGCCGCCAACGAAGTACTGACGGCAAACTCGAAAGTCCCGGCATTACCGGGAGTCAGTGGCACCATCAGGACGATCGTATTGATGATCATAATAGCGGCGGCCGCGGCGATCGGGAGGTCAAAGCCGAATGATTCATACAGGAACCAGATCACCATCATGTGAGCCGCCCATGAAGCGAGCGAATAAATGACCGACCCGACCATATGCTGGCTCGAGCGGATCAGCATGATCCCTTTAGTGAACGACCGGACAAACTTCTTCAGGCCGATATAGACGCCCGGCCATCGGTGGGCCAGCTTACGGCGCGCAAACTCCTCGATCCGGGACTGCTTGCTCGTTATAAGATAGAGACCCGCCAACAGCACCGCAGTCGCACCTGCCAGGATGTAGCTGAGGAATCGATACTCTTCCGGAAAAGCAAACGCCAATGAGGTGAAGAAAATGAAGATGATCAGGCTGAGTGCATCAAATAGCACCTCAAGCACGATCGTTGAGAATATATACGTCTTGCGCAATGCCAGCTTGTTCGAGAAAAGAAACAGCCTCCCGACCTGACCGGTCAACACGGGCATCACCATGTTCAGCACTTGCCCGGCGGAGTAAAGACAGGTCCCTTTGACCCAGGGCAATGGCACTTGGCGGGTGATCATCATGCGCCAGCGCACTGCGCGCAGGATGATAAAAACAAAAGCGGAGATGATTG contains:
- a CDS encoding TolC family protein, giving the protein MNDRLRQFGSHGSWAAAVAALIVLATASWVSAAETALTIDDVRQRAATFNRQYLSAQQDLEQARTQVTSARAGVFPDINFSSSYARNFTIPKMFVSFGGETQELQTSYKHNFGYALSVKQSIWEGGKVLTAWQIAKLYRDYSESNLKAVENVVRYNADLLFYGAIFQRSVLETLRKAHEATSYNLEVVEKQYGQGVVSEYELLRARVENANLEPQILQAESDLELAEKRMKSFIGLPLRDSVILIEDVMDTSLASIPNLDQMLDIGLQNRPEMRASTTLTGITKKAIGIAKADYWPSLDASYTYDTRSSSDIWQLDNNVSKSSTLGLSLNFKIFDGFNRSSQVAYRRADYEKSRIAQAQMEDDVRLEIEQAYDQVIRAKKSLDIQRETIAQAEEGLKIANLRYQQGVGTQLEVLSAQAALTDARRSLAQALYFFRTSKAELKRATTIDIGAETR
- a CDS encoding flippase-like domain-containing protein codes for the protein MKKFLTNKQMWGTIIAIGLLAYCVKDIRWAEIQELAGRVNYHYLLPAIISAFVFIILRAVRWRMMITRQVPLPWVKGTCLYSAGQVLNMVMPVLTGQVGRLFLFSNKLALRKTYIFSTIVLEVLFDALSLIIFIFFTSLAFAFPEEYRFLSYILAGATAVLLAGLYLITSKQSRIEEFARRKLAHRWPGVYIGLKKFVRSFTKGIMLIRSSQHMVGSVIYSLASWAAHMMVIWFLYESFGFDLPIAAAAAIMIINTIVLMVPLTPGNAGTFEFAVSTSLAAFSIGRTDAVLFALSLHLMDLLPIVTMGSIFFHLEKISLRELKAKASQQPDSSVLDTLAADKDVTEEEKV
- the corA gene encoding magnesium/cobalt transporter CorA, with amino-acid sequence MIRSFYYLPNEGVEVLEGVADFDRLASVPGALLWVDMCKPSDQESFVLTHDFKFHPLAIEDVISEKPRTKIDDYDRYLFLVFQVVDYVGREEGLKIMELDFFLSKNTLVTVHYDEHRIFDYLYSRAERDERLLSRGADYLFHAMIDTVVDNYNGILDVFEYEVDQVEDDVLGSADEDTLKSIFALRRDIVQLKRIVLPQKEIVAQLSRQHYTMISQPLVPYFSDIHDHLIRINDTADTHRELLNSSLEIHYSSVQARTNDVIRFLTVLTAIFVPPTLLASLWGMNFASMPELDWSLGYPLALAVIFGSMIGQLIYFRKKKWF
- a CDS encoding TetR/AcrR family transcriptional regulator, encoding MAKIKQSPKMPAEQRREQLLASARKLFTEKGYPGTSTEEIALNAGLTKGALYFHFKSKEDILLALVKQMSNQFLLALQSLPTPLTPLQIVELVICHTKATKPNEFRTIMDIWVQGMRLPRIRKYIRDEHNQKIEYVLKHLDVGTKVSADELQQLVVLIFALCDGIAGRRVFNRDSMDDAIQMKLVRRMFEGMYQPAKG
- a CDS encoding efflux RND transporter periplasmic adaptor subunit is translated as MNGQKAIIRVALLAALTLLVTSCSEEQKATQTERSIAVNVQTIGPTDERLVRTFSGSLEGEKQAVLYAKLAEAVADVPVREGQAVRANQVIVSLDKNGPTANFNEVSSVFRNAEKNFTKMENLFKSGAISETQYDGAKTEFEVAKANYEAVSQLVDVRTPIAGTVTSISVRDGDFVHVGQQLAVVATPGKLRVKFAVNTDNIRYISQGADVRIVSDVVHDTVSGKVVSIAESADPATRSFQVEALVNNEGSQFSPGMFVKIQVTEQELPKVLAVPRGAIIRLDNEDVAFVVENGVAKKRTVKLGPELEGRVVILEGLKPGDTLVTLGQNYLDEGFKVTISSTAKG